In Siniperca chuatsi isolate FFG_IHB_CAS linkage group LG16, ASM2008510v1, whole genome shotgun sequence, the following proteins share a genomic window:
- the LOC122863084 gene encoding uncharacterized protein LOC122863084, translating into MSLLELFLIFVLQFEAGVSGVLPLYQVPGHDVTLPCASASSSDTTCSMVSWLYNRDRSQTFSEVLNGNVLKSSARAARLSLDTSCSLVLNDITAEDAGRYTCWQGRNTDQDVHIHLSVLTLSPSPPDADPKRDGEVTLECSLLRYRGSCQQNSIRWVNETGTVLLGEGVGYKFLGQMNCVSVLTVKRQSGHNRRYACQFVNMENNVEIEADYTPVFTDSRDWSPLNNFMLALRIAGLILMIVITVLVIRARGEEIQTIIW; encoded by the exons ATGTCTCTACTGGAATTATTCCTTATTTTTGTGCTTCAGTTTGAAG CGGGCGTCAGTGGAGTGCTCCCTCTCTACCAAGTACCTGGACATGATGTCACTCTGCCCTGTGCCAGTGCATCATCGTCTGACACAACATGCTCCATGGTTTCATGGCTTTACAACAGAGATCGATCTCAGACTTTCTCTGAGGTTTTGAATGGAAATGTTCTGAAGAGCTCAGCCCGAGCTGCCAGGCTGAGTCTGGACACTAGCTGCTCTCTGGTCCTTAACGACATCACTGCTGAGGATGCTGGTCGCTACACCTGTTGGCAGGGGAGGAACACTGATCAGGATGTACATATACATCTCAGTGTTCTGACAC tctctccaTCTCCACCAGACGCTGATCCAAAGAGGGACGGTGAAGTCACATTAGAGTGCTCTCTGTTGAGATACAGGGGTTCTTGTCAGCAGAACAGCATCCGCTGGGTGAATGAGACAGGAACTGTGCTGCTTGGTGAAGGTGTTGGGTACAAGTTCCTCGGACAGATGAactgtgtttctgttctgaCTGTGAAGCGTCAGAGTGGCCACAACAGGAGATACGCCTGCCAGTTTGTTAATATGGAGAACAATGTAGAGATAGAGGCTGACTACACACCTGTCTTCACAG ATTCCAGAGATTGGTCTCCTCTGAACAACTTCATGTTGGCTCTGCGAATTGCAGGACTGATCCTAATGATTGTAATCACTGTTCTTGTCATCAGAGCGAGAGGTGAGGAAATTCAGACCATAATTTGGTAG
- the LOC122863077 gene encoding uncharacterized protein LOC122863077, giving the protein MAPLKLIVIFMLQFEAGVSGEPTIYKVPGHDVTLPCASASSSDTTCSIFSWLYNRDRSQTFSEVVNGNVEKSSARAARLSLDTSCSLVLNDITAEDAGRYTCRQDTDQDVHIHLSVLTISPSPPDADPKRDGEVTLECSLLRYSGSCQQNSIRWVNETGTVLLGEGVGYKFLGQMNCVSVLTVKHQSGHNRRYSCQFVNMENNVEIEADYTPVFTDSRDWSPLNNFMLALRIAGLILMIVITVLVIRARGSTKPLDNENNVNNDADKVQYENVEAHPASTRLH; this is encoded by the exons ATGGCTCCACTCAAATTAATCGTCATTTTTATGCTTCAGTTCGAAG CGGGCGTCAGTGGAGAACCCACTATCTACAAAGTACCTGGACATGATGTCACTCTGCCCTGTGCCAGTGCATCATCGTCTGACACAACATGCTCCATCTTTTCATGGCTTTACAACAGAGATCGATCTCAGACTTTCAGTGAGGTTGTGAATGGAAATGTTGAGAAGAGCTCAGCCCGAGCTGCCAGGCTGAGTCTGGACACTAGCTGCTCTCTGGTCCTTAACGACATCACTGCTGAGGATGCTGGTCGCTACACCTGTCGGCAGGACACTGATCAGGATGTACATATACATCTCAGTGTTCTGACAA tctctccaTCTCCACCAGACGCTGATCCAAAGAGGGACGGTGAAGTCACATTAGAGTGCTCTCTGTTGAGATACAGCGGTTCTTGTCAGCAGAACAGCATCCGCTGGGTGAATGAGACAGGAACTGTGCTGCTTGGTGAAGGTGTTGGGTACAAGTTCCTCGGACAGATGAactgtgtttctgttctgaCTGTGAAGCATCAGAGTGGCCACAACAGGAGATACTCCTGCCAGTTTGTTAATATGGAGAACAATGTAGAGATAGAGGCTGACTACACACCTGTCTTCACAG ATTCCAGAGATTGGTCTCCTCTGAACAACTTCATGTTGGCTCTGCGAATTGCAGGACTGATCCTAATGATTGTAATCACTGTTCTTGTCATCAGAGCGAGAG GGAGCACAAAACCACTTGATAATGAGAACAAT GTAAATAATGATGCAGACAAAGTCCAGTATGAAAATGTAGAAGCGCATCCTGCTTCTACTAGACTGCACTGA
- the LOC122863074 gene encoding uncharacterized protein LOC122863074, with protein sequence MSLLELFLIFVLQLEAGVSGVLPLYKVPGHDVTLPCASASSSDTTCSMVSWLYNRDRSQTFSEVANGNVVKSSARAARLSLDTSCSLVLNNITAEDAGRYTCRQDTDQDVWIHLDVLTISPSPPDADPKRDGEVTLECSLLRYSGSCQQNIIRWVDETGTVLLGEGVGYKFLGQMNCVSVLTVKHQSGHNRRYSCQFVNKENNVEIEADYTPVFTDPTFDQTYIIIGAVVGVVIVLVVIAVVLIKYRKRAKVIEDVQKPTQHPDELESNLTYVTVSHANQQASPKKKVKEEEQVTYSAVK encoded by the exons ATGTCTCTACTGGAATTATTCCTTATTTTTGTGCTTCAGTTAGAAG CGGGCGTCAGTGGAGTACTCCCTCTCTACAAAGTACCTGGACATGATGTCACTCTGCCCTGTGCCAGTGCATCATCGTCTGACACAACATGCTCCATGGTTTCATGGCTTTACAACAGAGATCGATCTCAGACTTTTTCTGAGGTTGCGAATGGAAATGTTGTGAAGAGCTCAGCCCGAGCTGCCAGGCTGAGTCTGGACACTAGCTGCTCTCTGGTCCTTAACAACATCACTGCTGAGGATGCTGGTCGCTACACCTGTCGGCAGGACACTGATCAGGATGTATGGATACATCTCGATGTTCTGACAA tctctccaTCTCCACCAGACGCTGATCCAAAGAGGGACGGTGAAGTCACATTAGAGTGCTCTCTGTTGAGATACAGCGGTTCTTGTCAGCAGAACATCATCCGCTGGGTGGATGAGACAGGAACTGTGCTGCTTGGTGAAGGTGTTGGGTACAAGTTCCTCGGACAGATGAactgtgtttctgttctgaCTGTGAAGCATCAGAGTGGCCACAACAGGAGATACTCCTGCCAGTTTGTTAATAAGGAGAACAATGTAGAGATAGAGGCTGACTACACACCTGTCTTCACAG ATCCCACTTTTGATCAGACCTACATCATAATCGGTGCAGTGGTCGGGGTGGTAATAGTGCTGGTTGTCATCGCTGTTGTTCTCATCAAATACAGGAAGAGAGCCAAAGTGATAGAGG ATGTTCAAAAACCAACCCAACACCCT GATGAGCTGGAGAGCAATCTGACCTATGTCACTGTTAGCCATGCTAATCAACAGGCCTCTCCGAAAAAAAAG GTcaaagaggaggagcaggtgaCTTATTCTGCAGTCAAGTGA